The Hypanus sabinus isolate sHypSab1 chromosome 1, sHypSab1.hap1, whole genome shotgun sequence genome contains a region encoding:
- the LOC132398698 gene encoding LOW QUALITY PROTEIN: retroviral integration site protein Fli-1 homolog (The sequence of the model RefSeq protein was modified relative to this genomic sequence to represent the inferred CDS: deleted 1 base in 1 codon), with protein MDCTIKEALNAVSENQGLYESSYPPSHLIKPEMTSGVYAPSAKSSPEVGETDWGSQNSRVTVKREAEQVNGTSETPVDCSVVRRGKMLSGQEGVPVVYNASYGGEQRDSPPSSSNNEKRVIVPADPGVWTQDHVRQWLEWAVKEYGLSDVDSSVFQNIDGRELCKMTKDDLMGLTTEYNVDILLSHLNYLRASESAPPPPPPRVSELWTGEPSPQFLLQVVRSRISTQESPAWRIQPRVSVPLKRAQPGESGQGFLFHSREPSLENPAQGFCSTQESPAWRIRPRVSVPLKRAQPGESGPGFLFHSREPSLEIPAQGFCSTQESPAWRIQPRVSVPLKRAQPGESGPGFLFHSREPSLENPAQGFCSTQESPAWRIQPRVSVPLKRAQPGESGPGFLFHSRGAQPGESSPGFLFHSREPSLENPAQGFCSTQESPAWRIRPRVSVPLKRAQPGESSPGFLFHRPGIPGEGSQPKTSPPYDWDPPPPRYHLPSRWALDDSTFAPTGSPPQPSTPGRPSEQPRLHPDSYQMLSTTACRMTNPGSGQIQLWQFLLELLSDGSNAAFITWEGNNGEFKMTDPDEVARRWGERKSKPNMNYDKLSRALRYYYDKNIMTKVHGKRYAYKFDFQGIAQAHQPHAPESPIFKYSAELPFAAGYHHPQKTSFTSAAVTGPPPTHHPSPAPVSSAPFFGPSSTYWSSAPATIYPAPAVTRHPATHVPSHLGAFY; from the exons TGAGACGCCAGTGGACTGCAGCGTGGTGCGAAGGGGCAAGATGCTGAGCGGGCAGGAGGGGGTCCCGGTGGTCTACAACGCCAGCTACGGGGGCGAGCAGCGCGACAGCCCCCCCTCCAGTAGCAACAACGAGAAAAGGGTCATCGTGCCCGCAG ACCCCGGGGTGTGGACCCAGGATCACGTCCGCCAGTGGCTGGAGTGGGCG GTCAAGGAGTACGGCTTGTCGGACGTAGACAGTAGTGTCTTCCAGAACATCGACGGCCGGGAGCTGTGCAAGATGACCAAGGACGACCTGATGGGTCTCACCACCGAGTACAATGTCGACATCCTGCTCTCTCACCTCAATTACCTGCGAGCAAGTGAGtctgccccccctccccctcccccgaggGTTTCTGAGCTCTGGACTGGGGAACCCAGTCCACAGTTTCTGCTTCAGGTAGTCCGGTCCAGGATTTCCACTCAAGAGAGCCCAGCCTGGAGAATCCAGCCCAGGGTTTCTGTTCCACTCAAGAGAGCCCAGCCTGGAGAATCCGGCCAGG GGTTTCTGTTCCACTCAAGAGAGCCCAGCCTGGAGAATCCGGCCCAGGGTTTCTGTTCCACTCAAGAGAGCCCAGCCTGGAGAATCCGGCCCAGGGTTTCTGTTCCACTCAAGAGAGCCCAGCCTGGAGAATCCGGCCCAGGGTTTCTGTTCCACTCAAGAGAGCCCAGCCTGGAGATTCCGGCCCAGGGTTTCTGTTCCACTCAAGAGAGCCCAGCCTGGAGAATCCAGCCCAGGGTTTCTGTTCCACTCAAGAGAGCCCAGCCTGGAGAATCCGGCCCAGGGTTTCTGTTCCACTCAAGAGAGCCCAGCCTGGAGAATCCGGCCCAGGGTTTCTGTTCCACTCAAGAGAGCCCAGCCTGGAGAATCCAGCCCAGGGTTTCTGTTCCACTCAAGAGAGCCCAGCCTGGAGAATCCGGCCCAGGGTTTCTGTTCCACTCAAGAGGAGCCCAGCCTGGAGAATCCAGCCCAGGGTTTCTGTTCCACTCAAGAGAGCCCAGCCTGGAGAATCCGGCCCAGGGTTTCTGTTCCACTCAAGAGAGCCCAGCCTGGAGAATCCGGCCCAGAGTTTCTGTTCCACTCAAGAGAGCCCAGCCTGGAGAATCCAGCCCAGGGTTTCTGTTCCATAGACCAGGGAttccaggtgaagggtctcagcctaaaacatcccCTCCATA TgactgggaccccccccccccacgataCCACCTCCCCTCGCGCTGGGCATTGGATGACAGTACTTTTGCACCCACAGGTTCCCCACCTCAGCCTTCGACTCCGGGTAGACCTTCTGAACAGCCTCGTTTACACCCAG ATTCCTACCAGATGCTGTCCACTACAGCCTGTCGGATGACCAACCCAG GCAGCGGACAAATCCAACTGTGGCAGTTTCTGCTGGAGCTCCTCTCCGACGGCTCCAACGCGGCCTTCATCACCTGGGAGGGCAACAACGGCGAGTTCAAGATGACGGACCCGGACGAGGTGGCGCGGCGCTGGGGGGAGCGCAAGAGCAAGCCCAACATGAACTACGACAAGCTGAGCCGCGCCCTGCGCTACTACTACGACAAGAACATTATGACCAAAGTCCATGGCAAGCGCTACGCCTACAAGTTCGACTTCCAGGGCATCGCTCAAGCCCACCAGCCCCACGCCCCCGAGTCGCCCATCTTCAAATACTCGGCCGAGCTGCCCTTCGCCGCCGGCTACCACCACCCGCAGAAGACCAGCTTCACCTCCGCTGCCGTGACCGGACCGCCACCGACGCACCACCCCTCCCCCGCCCCTGTCTCCAGTGCCCCGTTCTTCGGACCCAGCAGTACCTACTGGAGCTCGGCGCCAGCCACGATCTACCCGGCGCCTGCCGTAACCCGTCACCCGGCAACCCACGTCCCTTCCCACCTAGGAGCCTTTTACTGA